GATCATTCGTCTGGCCGGTCACTTGGCGAGGAAGGTGAGGCCGAGCGTGCGCTCCACGATCGCCATGACGGCGACGGTGAGGAACATCAGGAGCACCGACACCGACGCGATGGTGGGGTCGAAGAACTGCTCGACATGGGCGAGGATCTGGATCGGCAGGGTCGAGATGCCCGGGCCGGTGAGGAACAGCGACGTCGAGACGTCGTTGATCGAGGTGATGAAGGCCAGGATGAAGGCCGCGATCACGCCGGCCCGGACGTTGGGCAGCACGATGGTGAAGAAGGTCCTCGCGGGCGGGCTGCCGAGGCTGATCGCCGCCTCCTCGATGGAGAAGTCGAAGGAGGCGAGGCTGGCCGAGATCACCCGCACGCAATAGGGCAGCACGAGCAGGGTGTGGCCGATCAGCAGCGACACGAAGATCGGGACCGAGGCGCCGACGGCGACCGATTTCAGGAGCGAGAAGCCGAGCACGATCTCCGGCACCAGGATCGGCAGCACGAAGACCGTCGACAGCCAGGACGGCAGCTGGATGCGGTAGCGGTTCAGCGCATAGGCCGCCGGAATGCCGATCAGCAGCGCGAGCCCCGTCGACAGGAAGGCCAGCTGCAGGCTGGTGACGATGGTGCGCCGGAAGGCGGTGATCTCAAAGATGTTCTCGAACCAGCGCAGCGACAGGCCCTGCGGCGGGAAGGTCAGGTAGGTCGTGTCGCTGAGCGAGGCGCCGATCACGATGATGAGCGGTCCGACCAGGAAGACGTAGACCAGCGCCGCAATGGCGATGAGGGCAGGGGAGAGGCGCGTGGTCATGTGGTCATCGGGTTCAGGCGTCTGGCGATGCGGGTCATGGCGAGCACCACCGCGACGGTGATGACGACCATGATCGCGGCGATGGTGGATGCGCCGACCCAGTCGAAATTGACCATGGCGCGCTGGTAGAGGAAGGTCCCCATCATCATCTGCCGCTCGCCGCCGAGAAGCTGCGGGGTCGCGTAGGAGGTGAAGGAGCCGGTGAAGACGAGCACGGCGCCGACGATGAGCCCGGGCACCGCGAGGGGAAAGATCACCTGCCGGAAGGTGGCGGAAGGCGAGGCGCCGAGCGAGGCCGACGCCTGGATCACGTCCTCGGGAATGTTCTCCAGCACGCCGACCAGCGTCAGGATCATCAGCGGCGTGAACAGATAGACCATCGCCACGATGACCGACCCTTGCGTGTAGAGCATGGAGAAGGGCTCGTCGGTGACGCCGATGCCGACCAGGACATTGTTGAGGATGCCGTTCTTGCCCAGGATGATCAGCCAGGCGAAGGAGCGCACCACCACGCCGGTGAGCAGCGGGAAGACGGCCGCGATGATCAGAATGCTCTTCAGCCGCCCGGGCGCGCGTGCGACGACGTAGGCCGTGAGGAAGCCGAGCACCAGGGCGATCGCGGTGGTGACCAGCGAGATTTCCAGCGTGCGCCAGAGGACGGTGCGGCGGAAGCCGCTGGCAAAGAAGGAGGTGTAGGGCGCCAGCACGCCCTTCGTGTCGACGAAGGTGGTGCCGATGGTGGCTGCGACCGGAAGGACGAGGAACAGCGCCACGAGAAGCGTCGCGGGCAGGGCGAGCGTCCAGCCGGTGTATCGCTTGAGCATGAAGTCGGTCTTTGCGAAAAGGCACCGTCGGCCGGCCCCGCGCGGAGGCCGGCCGACGGTGTCGGGTCAGGACAGGCGCGCAGGGCGCGCGCCGACGATCACATGCCGAAGATTTCGTTCCAGCGGTCGATCCAGTCGGACTTGGCGGCATTGAGCTTGGAATAGTCGACGCGCTTGAGCCCGTCGATCATCTCCTTGCCGTAGGTCCACTGCTTGGCCTTTTCCGGCGTCAGCGTGACGGAGGTCACCACCGGCGCATCGACGCCGTTCTCGGCGGTCGCCTGCTGCACCTCGGGGCTGAGGATGAAGTTGATGAACTCGTGCGCGAGTTCGACGTTCTTCGATCCCTTGGGGATGTTGACGGTGTTCAGCGTGGCGATCGCTCCGTCCTCGAGGTTCGCCCACTCTACGGTCGGCACCGCCGCCTTGAGCTGGCCGAGCGCGAAGTCCTGCGCCAGGGAGACATTGATCTCGCCGGTGGAGAACAGATTGATCATCTCCGAACCGGTGTTGTAGTTCTTGACCACGTTCGGCTTGATCGCCTCGATCTCGGCGAAGGCCGGATCGGCATTCTCGAAGGGGTCGGTCCCGGCCTTCTCGCCGGCGATCATGACGACCATCGGGCCGGCGGTCGTGGTGATGCCGGGCAGCGACACGGCGCTCTTCAGATCCTCGCGCCAGAGGTCGGCCCATTTGGTGATCGGCGGGTTCACCTTTGCGGAATCGTAGACGATTCCGACGCGGCCGATCGTGTAGGCGGGACCATATTCGCCCTGCGGCGCCTGCGCCATCTCGTAGAGACCGGCGAGGTTCGGCACCTTGGAGCGGTCGATCGGCTGGAACAGCCCTTCCTCGATGCCGATCTGCGAGAAGCCGTCGGTGAAATAGGCGACGTCGACGCCTTCGCCGCCGCGGATCTTGATCTTGTTGAGGCGGTCGGCATTGTTCCCGGTCTCGAACACCAGCGTGCAGCCGCACTTCTCCTGGAAGGGCTGGACGATAAACTGGTTGAGCTTCTCGCCGTTGAAGCCCCACCAGGAGATGGTGAGGGTCTTGTCCTGCGCAACCGCGGGCGCGGCCGCCAGCATGGCGGCGACGCAGGCCGCGCCGGCCAGGCTGCGATAGTGGGCGTTCGTCATTCTCGTTGCCTCTCTCTTAGGGCGGGTGGTCCCGATGGCGGGGAGATCCCGGGCCGCGCTCCTGCGCGCCGTGCCTCCGGAACCATATTTTTCCGCACTTCACGCCGCAAGGCCATTCGCGACCAAGAAGGATGCAGGAGAAGCCATTGCCCAATCCATCGGCAGTTGTGGCCGTCGGTCGAAACCTCCCTGCCGCGAAACGCGCTCCTTCGGGCCGGGGGCAGGCGGGATGACGCGGCGTCGCCATCGCTTCGTGACGGTGAAATGACGCCGGACCAAATGAAATTTTTTCAATTTATCAGAGACTTGCCGAATGAAATTGTGCATCTGTCCACAGCTGGCGGGGTTTGAGAAAGATCGTACGATGGGCTGAAAAACCTCGTTGACAGTCTGCGGGGGCGGGGCCTATATACGCCTCACCAACGACAGCGGCGACGCTGCTGGCGCCGGAGAGGTTCGCCTCTGGGTATGCCGAGTTGGAGAGATCAAGAGAGCCGCGTGAGCGACACTCGATCGGGCCTGAGGCAGGGATGCTTGATGGTTCCAGGGACGCTGTCTTTTGGCGGTGTCGGTTCTTTGAAAATTGAAGATAGAAGAAAGAGAAACGTGGGCGGCAGAGTTGCTCGCGGATGACCGGGCCTCGTCAGGAGGTCTGAGCGTCCAATCGAGACTTTGGCGGACACGTTTCAAGAGAATAAGTCTACCATGGCGTCTGGCTTCGGCTGGGTGCCTAGGTGTGAATGTTCTCGTCAATTCGAAGCGTGACCAGATTGCGCCGGCTTAGGCTGGTGCGACGAACAAGCCAGTTCAAGTTTCAAAACATGAGAGTTTGATCCTGGCTCAGAACGAACGCTGGCGGCAGGCTTAACACATGCAAGTCGAGCGCCCCTCCTTCAAGCAAGCTTGAAGGAGTTCTTTCCCGCCGGAAGGCGGGGGATGACTTCAAGCAAGCTGAGCTTGCTTGATGGAGGGGAGCGGCAGACGGGTGAGTAACGCGTGGGAACGTACCCTTTGCTACGGAATAGCTCCGGGAAACTGGAATTAATACCGTATGTGCCCTTCGGGGGAAAGATTTATCGGCAAAGGATCGGCCCGCGTTGGATTAGCTAGTTGGTGGGGTAATGGCCTACCAAGGCGACGATCCATAGCTGGTCTGAGAGGATGATCAGCCACACTGGGACTGAGACACGGCCCAGACTCCTACGGGAGGCAGCAGTGGGGAATATTGGACAATGGGCGCAAGCCTGATCCAGCCATGCCGCGTGAGTGATGAAGGCCCTAGGGTTGTAAAGCTCTTTCACCGGTGAAGATAATGACGGTAACCGGAGAAGAAGCCCCGGCTAACTTCGTGCCAGCAGCCGCGGTAATACGAAGGGGGCTAGCGTTGTTCGGAATTACTGGGCGTAAAGCGCACGTAGGCGGATTGTTAAGTGAGGGGTGAAATCCCGGGGCTCAACCCCGGAACTGCCTTTCATACTGGCAATCTCGAGTCCGAGAGAGGTGAGTGGAATTCCGAGTGTAGAGGTGAAATTCGTAGATATTCGGAGGAACACCAGTGGCGAAGGCGGCTCACTGGCTCGGTACTGACGCTGAGGTGCGAAAGCGTGGGGAGCAAACAGGATTAGATACCCTGGTAGTCCACGCCGTAAACGATGAGAGCTAGCCGTTGGCAGGTTTACCTGTCGGTGGCGCAGCTAACGCATTAAGCTCTCCGCCTGGGGAGTACGGTCGCAAGATTAAAACTCAAAGGAATTGACGGGGGCCCGCACAAGCGGTGGAGCATGTGGTTTAATTCGAAGCAACGCGCAGAACCTTACCAGCCCTTGACATCCCGGTCGCGGTTACCAGAGATGGTATCCTTCAGTTCGGCTGGACCGGTGACAGGTGCTGCATGGCTGTCGTCAGCTCGTGTCGTGAGATGTTGGGTTAAGTCCCGCAACGAGCGCAACCCTCGCCCCTAGTTGCCAGCATTCAGTTGGGCACTCTAGGGGGACTGCCGGTGATAAGCCGAGAGGAAGGTGGGGATGACGTCAAGTCCTCATGGCCCTTACGGGCTGGGCTACACACGTGCTACAATGGTGGTGACAGTGGGCAGCGAGACCGCGAGGTCGAGCTAATCTCCAAAAGCCATCTCAGTTCGGATTGCACTCTGCAACTCGAGTGCATGAAGTTGGAATCGCTAGTAATCGCGGATCAGCATGCCGCGGTGAATACGTTCCCGGGCCTTGTACACACCGCCCGTCACACCATGGGAGTTGGTTCTACCCGAAGGTAGTGTGCTAACCGCAAGGAGGCAGCTAACCACGGTAGGGTCAGCGACTGGGGTGAAGTCGTAACAAGGTAGCCGTAGGGGAACCTGCGGCTGGATCACCTCCTTTCTAAGGATGCTTCTCAATGGGGTCCCCACCAGCGACGAGCCGCAAGGCGAGGAGCTTAAGGGTGGGGCAAAGACTCCTTCTGAAGCACTTGGAACAAGACGGCAGGGAGTCACCTGACCGTCGCGCATACCAAGCGGGCGCTGCCGCCTTCGTTTCTCTTTCTTCGCGAGTGATTTTTGCGCTCCTGCGTGACGGCCATCCGGGCCGGCCTGCGGTGAGCGCCGCATGAGCGCCGATGGCGATTGCCCTGCGAGGTCAGCCTTGCGGCCTTCGTTCTCGACGTGCTCTGCTCGGGCTTGTAGCTCAGTTGGTTAGAGCGCGCGCTTGATAAGCGTGAGGTCGGAGGTTCAAGTCCTCCCAGGCCCACCATCATTCTTGGGCCTCAAGCGCCGGCGGCGACATCCGTCGCCTTGGCTGACGCGCCATGGGGCGCGACGCCCGGTCGGGCTTGCGGACGCGTTCCGCGTCCGGGGGTTCCAGGCTGGATTGTCGTCGTGGCCTTGTGCGAGACGACGTTGGGGCCGTAGCTCAGCTGGGAGAGCGCCTGCTTTGCAAGCAGGATGTCGTCGGTTCGATCCCGTCCGGCTCCACCATGACATTCCTTGATCGTGCGACATCACTCGCAGCAAAAAGTTTGCGGAAGGCTTCGGCCTTCTGCCTGTTCTGCATGACATCGTGAAGAGAAGATTTGTTCGAGTTCCGCGGGAGCGATCCCGTGGTTCGTCGCCGAGAGACGCTCAATCTCCGGCACCTGATTGGCCTGCCTGACCGCGGCCATCGGACAGATCTCGAGAAGCTGGTCTTTTCTGCCAGGCGCATCGCGCGAATAGGGAGTGGCGAGTTGCGAATAGGGTTCTATTCGCTGTCGACCATTCGCCATTCGCGAAATGATGGGCATTGGCAATGAGAATGATCAAGTGTCTTAAGGGCAATTGGTGGATGCCTTGGCATGCACAGGCGATGAAGGACGTGATACGCTGCGATAAGCGTCGGGGAGGTGCGAATACCCTTTGATCCGACGATTTCCGAATGGGGCAACCCACCTGAGATACTTGGTAAGTCAAAGCCGTTTTGGCTCACGGGCCGTATCGTCCGCCTCTGGCGGACTGGCCCTGCGCCGGCGCGCACCATGTGGTGCGACGGCCGGTCGGCCTTGCGAACCTTCGGTTCGTTGGGCGTGGGTTCTGGACGGCTTTGATTACCAAGTATCGCAATCAGGTATCTTGTCTTCGAATACATAGGGACAAGAAGCGAACGCGGGGAACTGAAACATCTAAGTACCCGTAGGAAAGGACATCAACCGAGACTCCGCAAGTAGTGGCGAGCGAACGCGGACCAGGCCAGTGACGATCGTGAGACAAGTGGAACGCTCTGGAAAGTGCGGCCGCAGCGGGTGACAGCCCCGTACACGTAATGCGAACGATCGTCCTCGAGTAAGGCGGGACACGTGAAATCCTGTCTGAACATGGGGCGACCACGCTCCAAGCCTAAGTACTCGTGCATGACCGATAGCGAACCAGTACCGTGAGGGAAAGGTGAAAAGCACCCCGACGAGGGGAGTGAAAGAGTACCTGAAACCGATTGCCTACAAACAGTGGGAGCCTGCAATGGTGACCACGTACCTTTTGTATAATGGGTCAGCGACTTAGTGTGACGAGCAAGCTTAAGCCGGTAGGTGGAGGCGCAGGGAAACCGAGTCTGAACAGGGCGTTCAGTTCGTCGCATTAGACCCGAAACCGAGTGATCTAGCCATGAGCAGGTTGAAGGTACGGTAACACGTAC
The nucleotide sequence above comes from Aquibium microcysteis. Encoded proteins:
- a CDS encoding ABC transporter permease; translation: MTTRLSPALIAIAALVYVFLVGPLIIVIGASLSDTTYLTFPPQGLSLRWFENIFEITAFRRTIVTSLQLAFLSTGLALLIGIPAAYALNRYRIQLPSWLSTVFVLPILVPEIVLGFSLLKSVAVGASVPIFVSLLIGHTLLVLPYCVRVISASLASFDFSIEEAAISLGSPPARTFFTIVLPNVRAGVIAAFILAFITSINDVSTSLFLTGPGISTLPIQILAHVEQFFDPTIASVSVLLMFLTVAVMAIVERTLGLTFLAK
- a CDS encoding ABC transporter permease, yielding MLKRYTGWTLALPATLLVALFLVLPVAATIGTTFVDTKGVLAPYTSFFASGFRRTVLWRTLEISLVTTAIALVLGFLTAYVVARAPGRLKSILIIAAVFPLLTGVVVRSFAWLIILGKNGILNNVLVGIGVTDEPFSMLYTQGSVIVAMVYLFTPLMILTLVGVLENIPEDVIQASASLGASPSATFRQVIFPLAVPGLIVGAVLVFTGSFTSYATPQLLGGERQMMMGTFLYQRAMVNFDWVGASTIAAIMVVITVAVVLAMTRIARRLNPMTT
- a CDS encoding ABC transporter substrate-binding protein, which codes for MTNAHYRSLAGAACVAAMLAAAPAVAQDKTLTISWWGFNGEKLNQFIVQPFQEKCGCTLVFETGNNADRLNKIKIRGGEGVDVAYFTDGFSQIGIEEGLFQPIDRSKVPNLAGLYEMAQAPQGEYGPAYTIGRVGIVYDSAKVNPPITKWADLWREDLKSAVSLPGITTTAGPMVVMIAGEKAGTDPFENADPAFAEIEAIKPNVVKNYNTGSEMINLFSTGEINVSLAQDFALGQLKAAVPTVEWANLEDGAIATLNTVNIPKGSKNVELAHEFINFILSPEVQQATAENGVDAPVVTSVTLTPEKAKQWTYGKEMIDGLKRVDYSKLNAAKSDWIDRWNEIFGM